DNA from Verrucomicrobiia bacterium:
AATCGTTTAGTCTTGTTCACTCACGGCGCTTACATGGCGGATGAATTGCGTTATGAAGACCATAAATTTCACCTCACGCAAAAACTTTTGGAGGGTTCACGCAACATTGAAGAAGCCATTGCAATCAATATCGCCAAGCAATATCAACGCACCTGGCCCTGGCCACCAGAACCTTATCCCAATGCGCCCAACGTAATTCGCAATCCTAAAAATTTTTATGTTTTCGATAGAAATTTGCTAGCGAGCCGTCTTTATCACGGTCCAGTCGTTTTTTGCGAAGGGCCTTACATGAATGCCAATGACACTTATCCCCGCCTTATAGCCGGCGACTATAATGGAATCCGTCTCATTCGAGGGAAACGTTATCGCAGTATTTTCCGTGAATACGCCGAAAATGTCGTAGCCGGAATCAAAAATTATTATAATAATTAAAAAGCATTTTCCACTGATCAAAATTAAGCTCTTCAGCTCGCAATCTTGGATTCCAACCCTGATTTTCAAAAAACTTTATCCAACTTTTTTTCAATGGAAATTGTTCCGATAAATTATTGGCCAATTGTTTTCTTTTGTGTTGAAAAGCTTCCCGCAACCAAGGGAAAAAAAATTTTCGCCAAGAATAAGGCTCAACTTTATCTTTCCGCTGCAAACGAAGCACCGCTGAAAAAACTTCTGGCTTCGGATAAAAAACGTTGGGCGCTATTTTCTTTAGTAGCTTGATTTCGTAAACCGTGTTAACCATAACCGAAATGGCGCCGTAATAACGTGAACCGGGTTGAGCCAACAAACGTTCCGCCATTTCATATTGCACAGTAAAAATCATGCGTTGTGGTGGAAGTTTTTTTTCCAAAAAAACCGCTAGTAAAGGAGTCGCAATCGAATAAGGCAAATTTCCCATCACACATGAAACCAAAGCAGGCAAAAAATGAGGAACAAACTCCAAAGCATCACCTTCATGCAAAGAAAATTTTTCATGATTGCCCCATCGCTTTTTTAAATAACGCACAAAACCGCGATCGACTTCAACAACTTCTACGCGATGGGCCAACTCTAACAAATAATGAGTCAATGCCCCTAGACCCGGCCCTATTTCCCAAACAGTTTCTTGAGAGTCAATGGCAGCTTGACTAGCTATCCATCGGCAAAGATTTTGATCGTATAAAAAATTTTGACCCAGCTTTTTATTGGGAAACAAGCCTTCTGTGGCCAAAACCTGTTTGATTTCTTGTAAGGTCACTTACTGCTTGATGTCACCACGCTCGGCTACAGTTGCTTTGACATGATTTTTTTGGTCCAATAACTTAATCCAATCCACTAAAATATGTTCCGCTTCGTTTAAAGTAACCGTGTCCCAAGTCATTAAACCCTCATCCTCATTCGCCTCCGCATCTTGCTTGTCATCTCTAGAATTTAGTTTTTCTTTTTCCGACAAATCAGCCTTTGCTGCAGCATCCGGCATTTTAGGTAATGTCACTTCATCCACATTGTTCAACGTTAATTCATAATCAATTTCTCCGTCTTTCTGACGGGAACTTCTTTCTTTTTTGCGTTTTTCTAAACGTTCTTGAGATTCTTTCTTTTCTTGTAATCTTTCCTTTTCATTCAAGGAAAAACTTTTATCCGCTAAAAATCGCTTTTGCTCCGCAATATCCTCTTGTAAATAGGAAAAGTCTTTATTGACGGCAATTCGCTCTTGAGAAAGCTGTTTTAATTTAGGAAGAAATGGAGCCACACGATTTTCAAAAGTAAAATCTGCAGAGGGAATTTCATCCCAGGCCAAAGGATTATCCAAAGCAACTTCCCCGACCATTTCCAAATAATCATTAAAAGAAGGCAAGATAATATCGGGCACAATACCTTTCAACTGAGTCGAGGCCCCACTAGGACGATAAAATTTTTGAACAGTAATTTTTAATGCTCCCGGATCGATATCAGAATTTAATCCTAAACGCTGAAAAAAAGGCGCTAATTGAACCACTTGTTGCACTGTTCCCTTGCCATGCGTAGTCATATCACCCACGATCATCGCCCGACCATAATCTTGCAAGGCACCCGCCAAAATTTCTGAGGCCGAAGCGCTAAAACGGCTAGTTAATACAATTAAAGGACCGTCATAAAGAACCTTCGGATCATCATCTTTATTTACTACAACTTTACTACGAGAATCTTTCACCTGAACTACGGGACCTTCAGGAATAAAAAGTCCGGTCAACTCAATCGCTTCTTCCAACGATCCTCCTCCATTTCGACGCAAATCTAAAATAACTCCCTGCACTTTTTCTTTTATCAATCGTTTTAATAAGCGTGCTACATCAACCGTAGTACTACGAGGCGTAGCTTTGGAGTTAGACTGGCTCAACTCCATTTCTGCGTAAAAAGAAGGAAGATCAATTACTCCAACTCGAGTCTTACCACCATCTTGATTAAGAATATCTACAATCTTTGCTTTGGCCTCTTGCTCTTCCAATTTAATTTCCTCACGCACCAACACCACCTCTTTGCGCACGGAAGGATCAGCCGCGTCAGCAGGAATGACAGTCAAATGCACTTCCGTTCCCTTACGACCTCGAATCATTTCCACCACTTTATTAAGATTCATTTCCACAACATCAACGGGTTCTTCATTCGCTTGTGCCACCGCGATAATTCGATCACTTGGTTTCAACGACTTCGATCTCGCAGCCGGTCCACCCGGCACTAGTTCTTTGATCGTGCAATAACCATCAATTGACTGCAAAACCGCGCCAATACCAAAGAGCGATAAATTCATCTGAATCGCAAAATTTTCCAATTCCGAATGGCCTAAATAATCGGAATGGGGATCATACACATGCGCTAAAGCCGTCAAATAAGTCTGTAAAACTTGCTCACTACTATATTCTTGAATCGAGCGAAAATGACGTTCGTAACGTTTAATAATTTTCTTAACAATTTCCTTAGGCTTTTCCTGATTCAATTTTTCCTGCAAAAATTCAAAACGCAATCGATCATGCCACAGCTTCTTCGCTTCCTCCAAATCTTTAGGCCATTCTAACTCATGATGGTCCGGGCGAAATCGCTCATGAGAAGTGAAAGTAAAAGACTCTTTCTCTAAAGCTTGACGTACAAACTCCAAACGTTGCTTGAGACGCTTGATATACAAATTAAAAATCAAATAAGCTGGTCGCGTATCTCCCTTTAGCGTTAGGTTGTCCAACGTATTTTCAAACGGTTTAAAATCAGCAATGTCAGACTGCAGAAAATAAATGTGCTGATAATCCAGTATATCCAGATAACGCTCCAAAAATCGTTTGGAAACTTCATCGTTAAAATCCTGTTTTAAAAAATGGGATTGTTCCAAAATTTTTGCAACCATGCGAGCGATATAAGTATCACTTTCTTCAGGCGAAATCGCTTCAACTGTAATAGCTAGATTCGATTCGACAGGCTCTACATTGGTGGTCACCAAAATAGGCGGCGGCCCTTTTTCTAGAGAGTTCCGCTCATTTCCTTGACTCAATAACAAGCCTGAACTTCCAGCTAAAAGCAGAGTTAGCGCAAAAATTTTATGTAAACTTTTCATCCTAAATTTAACTTCTTAACGCTGGCCGCCACATGTGCCGCACTGTCTTGAAGTTGTTTTAATTCTTCCGGAGTCAACTGTAGTTCAATCACTTCCTCCACACCCTTTTTTCCTAAACGACAAGGAACACCCACAAATTGATTCATAATGCCATATTGCCCAGTACACCACACAGCACAAGGTAGCACACGTTTTGAATCTTTCAAAATAGCTTCGGCCATTTGAACTGCGGCAGAAGAAGGCGCATAGTAAGCACTACCTTTTTGCAATAGCTTAACAATTTCCGCACCTCCATTGCGCGTGCGATCAATCATAGCATCAATTTTTTCTTTCGGCAGCAAAGCTTCAATGCTAATGCCTGACACCGTAGAGTAACGCGCCAAAGGAACCATATCATCTCCATGACCTCCCAGAACCATCGCTTCCACATCACGCTGTGAAACACCTAATTCCATTGCAATAAAACAGCGAAATCGTGCTGAATCCAAAACACCAGCCATACCCATGACCTTATTTTTCGGAAAACCTGTTCTAGCAGCAGCCAAATACGTCATCACATCCAAAGGATTACTCACAATTATTAAGATGGCGTTCGGCGCATATTTCTTCACATTATCCGCGACACCTCCTACAATTTCAGCATTTTTCAGCAACAAATCATCACGACTCA
Protein-coding regions in this window:
- a CDS encoding carboxy terminal-processing peptidase, translated to MKSLHKIFALTLLLAGSSGLLLSQGNERNSLEKGPPPILVTTNVEPVESNLAITVEAISPEESDTYIARMVAKILEQSHFLKQDFNDEVSKRFLERYLDILDYQHIYFLQSDIADFKPFENTLDNLTLKGDTRPAYLIFNLYIKRLKQRLEFVRQALEKESFTFTSHERFRPDHHELEWPKDLEEAKKLWHDRLRFEFLQEKLNQEKPKEIVKKIIKRYERHFRSIQEYSSEQVLQTYLTALAHVYDPHSDYLGHSELENFAIQMNLSLFGIGAVLQSIDGYCTIKELVPGGPAARSKSLKPSDRIIAVAQANEEPVDVVEMNLNKVVEMIRGRKGTEVHLTVIPADAADPSVRKEVVLVREEIKLEEQEAKAKIVDILNQDGGKTRVGVIDLPSFYAEMELSQSNSKATPRSTTVDVARLLKRLIKEKVQGVILDLRRNGGGSLEEAIELTGLFIPEGPVVQVKDSRSKVVVNKDDDPKVLYDGPLIVLTSRFSASASEILAGALQDYGRAMIVGDMTTHGKGTVQQVVQLAPFFQRLGLNSDIDPGALKITVQKFYRPSGASTQLKGIVPDIILPSFNDYLEMVGEVALDNPLAWDEIPSADFTFENRVAPFLPKLKQLSQERIAVNKDFSYLQEDIAEQKRFLADKSFSLNEKERLQEKKESQERLEKRKKERSSRQKDGEIDYELTLNNVDEVTLPKMPDAAAKADLSEKEKLNSRDDKQDAEANEDEGLMTWDTVTLNEAEHILVDWIKLLDQKNHVKATVAERGDIKQ
- the rsmA gene encoding 16S rRNA (adenine(1518)-N(6)/adenine(1519)-N(6))-dimethyltransferase RsmA — encoded protein: MTLQEIKQVLATEGLFPNKKLGQNFLYDQNLCRWIASQAAIDSQETVWEIGPGLGALTHYLLELAHRVEVVEVDRGFVRYLKKRWGNHEKFSLHEGDALEFVPHFLPALVSCVMGNLPYSIATPLLAVFLEKKLPPQRMIFTVQYEMAERLLAQPGSRYYGAISVMVNTVYEIKLLKKIAPNVFYPKPEVFSAVLRLQRKDKVEPYSWRKFFFPWLREAFQHKRKQLANNLSEQFPLKKSWIKFFENQGWNPRLRAEELNFDQWKMLFNYYNNF
- the mdh gene encoding malate dehydrogenase yields the protein MRSKITVVGGGFVGATTAQRLVEKELGDVVLHDIVEGMPQGKALDMMQSACLEGFDCQVRGTNDPADYKDSDVVIITSGLPRQPGMSRDDLLLKNAEIVGGVADNVKKYAPNAILIIVSNPLDVMTYLAAARTGFPKNKVMGMAGVLDSARFRCFIAMELGVSQRDVEAMVLGGHGDDMVPLARYSTVSGISIEALLPKEKIDAMIDRTRNGGAEIVKLLQKGSAYYAPSSAAVQMAEAILKDSKRVLPCAVWCTGQYGIMNQFVGVPCRLGKKGVEEVIELQLTPEELKQLQDSAAHVAASVKKLNLG